A genomic region of Lates calcarifer isolate ASB-BC8 linkage group LG9, TLL_Latcal_v3, whole genome shotgun sequence contains the following coding sequences:
- the tmem119b gene encoding transmembrane protein 119b → MLPMALHQIGLCVVFCISSSLATPLPLYSIAEGSTDEITEEELGNLTSSVPTSYSFSEYQTTPVGPIHVETDFLSQVVNFLEENMLLILVIATLILLLFLIICGAIFMSRRRKVNAYYPSSFPSKMYVDHRDKTGGAKPFNEVPEKPAPEQESEPVDSHKQLQADIMRAAKSLRTPTKSVDAAEASDHSQKAADHSPEDSSKPDGSILDQQLPSLPEEKEPCELSDGETATAESSQEPSPPEKPQTEEDDSQEPLIGRGLRPSSLHIHNDSATLQLIAGEKTAF, encoded by the coding sequence ggcCACACCTCTACCTCTTTACAGTATTGCGGAGGGAAGTACAGACGAAATTACGGAGGAAGAACTAGGTAACTTAACTTCCTCCGTGCCCACCAGCTACAGTTTCTCTGAGTACCAGACCACACCTGTTGGCCCCATCCATGTGGAAACTGACTTTCTGAGTCAGGTTGTGAACTTTCTAGAGGAGAACATGCTCCTCATCCTTGTTATAGCTACTTTaatcctccttctcttccttaTTATCTGTGGGGCGATTTTCATGAGCCGCAGACGAAAGGTCAACGCCTACTAcccttcctccttcccctcGAAAATGTACGTGGACCACAGGGACAAAACCGGAGGTGCTAAACCCTTTAATGAAGTGCCAGAAAAACCTGCTCCTGAGCAGGAGAGCGAGCCAGTGGACTCTCACAAGCAGCTCCAGGCCGACATCATGAGGGCCGCCAAGAGCCTGCGCACGCCAACTAAATCTGTTGATGCTGCAGAGGCAAGTGACCACAGTCAGAAAGCAGCAGATCACAGCCCTGAGGACAGTTCCAAGCCAGATGGCAGCATCCTGGATCAGCAGCTACCGAGTCTCCCTGAGGAAAAGGAGCCGTGCGAGCTGTCCGACGGCGAAACGGCTACAGCAGAAAGCAGCCAAGAGCCGAGTCCTCCAGAGAAGCCccagacagaggaggatgacTCACAGGAGCCCTTAATTGGCAGGGGTCTCCGTCCCTCCTCTCTGCATATTCACAATGACTCTGCTACTCTGCAGCTGATCGCAGGAGAGAAAACTGCCTTCTAA